From one Rhodovulum sp. ES.010 genomic stretch:
- a CDS encoding amidase, whose protein sequence is MASDWRRMSAGALGRGIGSGEIDPVDLTAAFLDAIAAHEHGDRIYARVTRDRALSEAEAARTRARLGLRRGPIDGVPISWKDLFDSAGVATEAGSSLLKGRVPGRDAEVLANATACGLVCLGKTHMTELAFSGLGLNPVTETPPCVNDPDAAPGGSSSGAATSVAFGLAAGGIGSDTGGSVRVPAAWNDLVGLKTGAGRVSLAGVVPLAPRFDTVGPLTRTVEDAALLLAALEGGQPADLRGATLKGARLMVLDTVAFDDIREAPKTGFESAVDRLGRAGATVVRADIPEVSEAMTLSGVLYATEAYATWSDAIEAAPEKMFPEVLKRFRGGRDFSGMDYVAASQKLDRLRLGYAARVAGFDAVLVPTVPILPPNTAALLADADLFVSENLMTLRNTRIGNLMGLAVLTLPTGVPSAGISLMGPAGSEERLLRLGAAAEAALA, encoded by the coding sequence ATGGCGAGTGACTGGCGGCGCATGAGCGCGGGGGCGCTGGGCCGGGGGATCGGTTCGGGCGAGATCGACCCGGTGGACCTGACCGCCGCCTTTCTCGACGCGATCGCGGCGCATGAGCATGGCGACCGCATCTATGCCCGCGTGACCCGCGACCGCGCCCTGTCCGAGGCCGAGGCCGCGCGCACCCGGGCAAGGCTGGGCCTGCGGCGCGGGCCGATCGACGGGGTGCCGATCTCGTGGAAGGACCTGTTCGACAGTGCCGGCGTGGCGACCGAGGCGGGCTCGTCCCTGCTGAAGGGACGTGTCCCGGGACGCGATGCCGAGGTCCTGGCGAATGCGACCGCTTGCGGCCTCGTCTGCCTGGGCAAGACGCACATGACCGAACTGGCCTTCTCGGGGCTGGGGCTGAACCCGGTGACCGAGACGCCGCCTTGCGTCAACGACCCGGACGCGGCGCCGGGCGGATCGTCTTCGGGGGCGGCGACCTCAGTCGCGTTCGGGCTGGCCGCGGGCGGGATCGGGTCGGATACCGGCGGCTCGGTCCGGGTGCCGGCCGCGTGGAACGACCTCGTCGGGCTCAAGACCGGGGCGGGCCGTGTGTCGCTGGCGGGGGTCGTGCCGCTGGCGCCCCGGTTCGACACGGTCGGGCCGTTGACCCGCACGGTGGAGGACGCGGCCCTGCTGCTGGCCGCGCTGGAGGGTGGACAGCCGGCCGATCTGCGGGGCGCGACCCTGAAGGGCGCGCGGCTGATGGTGCTGGACACCGTCGCCTTCGACGATATCCGCGAGGCGCCGAAAACCGGCTTCGAAAGCGCGGTGGATCGCCTCGGACGGGCCGGTGCCACGGTAGTGCGGGCCGATATCCCCGAGGTGTCCGAGGCGATGACGCTGTCCGGCGTGCTCTACGCGACCGAAGCGTATGCGACTTGGTCCGACGCCATCGAAGCCGCGCCGGAAAAGATGTTCCCCGAGGTGCTCAAGCGCTTCCGCGGCGGGCGCGACTTCTCTGGCATGGACTATGTCGCCGCCTCGCAGAAGCTCGACAGGCTCCGCCTTGGCTACGCCGCGCGGGTGGCGGGCTTCGATGCGGTGCTGGTGCCGACGGTGCCGATCCTGCCGCCAAACACCGCCGCCCTGCTGGCCGATGCGGACCTCTTCGTGTCCGAGAACCTGATGACGTTGCGTAATACGCGGATTGGCAACCTGATGGGTCTTGCGGTGCTGACCCTGCCGACCGGCGTGCCCTCGGCGGGCATTTCCCTGATGGGGCCGGCCGGATCGGAAGAGCGTCTGCTGCGCCTGGGCGCGGCGGCCGAGGCGGCGCTGGCCTAA
- a CDS encoding FAD-dependent monooxygenase has translation MAFDSDILIVGGGLNGPALALALAQGGLSVTVIDALPKDTRAEDRFDGRSYALALASTRLLQAIGLWNEVHARSQPILEIVASDGRAGEGPAPFFLDFHHGEIEEGPMGYMLEDRYLRRAFLDAMAADPRITTLSEETVVAQAPDATGVTVTLASGKTLRGRVLVGCDGRRSGTAMRAGIRRTGWDYGQTALVCAIAHEKPHNGAAHQFFMPEGPLAILPLPGNRSSIVWSETHANAAAIEAIDAEGYLAALRPRFGDFMGEIALEGDRFSYPLNLTIANAFVAPRVALLGDAAHGVHPIAGQGLNLGLRDVGALAETLVGARRRGEDIGAIDVLERYQVWRRFDTAVMAIGTDAFNRLFSNDNPVLRMGRDLGMGVVNALPGLRRRFIREAAGLTGDLPRLMTGRPL, from the coding sequence ATGGCATTCGACTCCGACATCCTGATCGTGGGCGGCGGGCTCAACGGCCCGGCACTGGCCCTGGCACTGGCGCAAGGCGGGCTTTCGGTCACGGTGATCGACGCGCTCCCCAAGGACACGCGGGCGGAGGACAGGTTCGACGGGCGCTCCTATGCGCTGGCGCTGGCCTCGACTCGGCTCCTGCAGGCCATCGGCCTTTGGAACGAAGTGCATGCGCGCAGCCAGCCGATCCTCGAGATCGTCGCCTCGGACGGGCGCGCGGGCGAGGGACCGGCGCCGTTCTTCCTGGATTTCCACCACGGCGAGATCGAGGAAGGCCCGATGGGCTACATGCTGGAGGACCGGTACCTTCGGCGCGCCTTCCTCGACGCGATGGCGGCGGACCCCAGGATCACGACGCTTTCGGAGGAAACCGTCGTCGCGCAGGCGCCGGATGCCACTGGCGTGACGGTAACGCTCGCCTCTGGCAAGACACTGCGGGGCCGGGTTCTCGTGGGCTGCGACGGACGCCGATCCGGCACGGCGATGCGCGCCGGGATCCGGCGCACCGGGTGGGATTACGGGCAGACCGCGCTGGTCTGCGCCATCGCCCACGAGAAACCGCATAACGGCGCGGCGCACCAGTTCTTCATGCCCGAGGGACCGCTCGCGATCCTGCCGCTGCCGGGCAACCGCTCCTCCATCGTGTGGAGCGAGACCCATGCCAATGCCGCGGCGATCGAGGCGATCGACGCCGAGGGCTACCTCGCGGCGCTGCGCCCGCGCTTCGGCGATTTCATGGGCGAAATCGCACTGGAGGGCGACCGCTTCAGCTATCCGTTGAACCTGACGATCGCCAATGCCTTCGTCGCCCCGCGCGTGGCGCTTCTCGGCGATGCGGCGCACGGGGTGCATCCGATCGCCGGGCAGGGACTGAACCTTGGGCTGCGCGACGTGGGCGCGCTGGCGGAAACTCTGGTCGGGGCGCGGCGGCGCGGCGAGGATATCGGCGCGATCGACGTCCTGGAACGCTACCAGGTTTGGCGCCGTTTCGACACGGCGGTGATGGCGATCGGGACAGACGCCTTCAACAGACTGTTTTCGAACGACAACCCCGTGCTTCGGATGGGCCGCGATCTGGGCATGGGGGTGGTCAACGCCCTGCCCGGCCTGCGCCGCCGGTTCATCCGCGAGGCGGCCGGGCTGACCGGCGACCTGCCCCGGCTGATGACCGGCCGGCCGCTGTGA
- a CDS encoding Trm112 family protein, translating to MLEALVCPVTHATLTYEAERQELISRAARLAFPIRGGIPIMLVDEARQLD from the coding sequence ATGCTGGAGGCACTGGTCTGTCCGGTTACCCATGCGACGCTCACCTACGAGGCCGAGCGCCAGGAACTGATCTCCAGGGCGGCACGTCTCGCCTTCCCGATCCGTGGCGGCATCCCCATCATGCTGGTTGACGAGGCGCGCCAGTTGGACTGA
- a CDS encoding LON peptidase substrate-binding domain-containing protein: MISAADLPDTIPVFQLPGALLLPRARLPLHIFEPRYLAMLDDTLKTPHRLIGMIQPREIPGSSERKLHAIGCAGRVTAFSETEDGRYMITLSGISRYRITREVSGFAPYLKADVSWDGFSRDLGPGEEDKGFDREPFMALLRRFFASRGLATDWDSLQEAEDELLINSLSMLCPFAPEDKQALLEAPSLATRRETLVTLIEFALRSGTDEEKMQ; the protein is encoded by the coding sequence ATGATTTCAGCGGCCGACCTGCCCGACACCATCCCCGTCTTCCAGCTTCCGGGCGCGCTGTTGCTGCCGCGCGCCCGGTTGCCGCTCCACATCTTCGAGCCGCGCTACCTGGCAATGCTCGACGACACGCTCAAGACGCCGCACCGGCTGATCGGGATGATCCAGCCGCGCGAGATTCCGGGCAGCAGCGAACGCAAGCTGCATGCCATCGGCTGCGCGGGGCGGGTCACGGCCTTTTCCGAAACAGAGGACGGCCGCTACATGATCACGCTTTCCGGCATTTCGCGCTATCGCATCACGCGCGAGGTGTCGGGCTTCGCGCCCTATCTCAAGGCCGACGTGTCGTGGGACGGGTTCTCCCGCGACTTGGGCCCGGGCGAGGAGGACAAAGGCTTCGATCGCGAGCCCTTCATGGCGTTGCTGCGGCGCTTCTTTGCAAGCCGGGGCCTGGCCACCGACTGGGACAGCCTGCAAGAGGCCGAGGACGAGCTCCTGATCAACTCGCTGTCGATGCTCTGCCCGTTCGCGCCCGAGGACAAGCAGGCGCTGCTCGAGGCGCCGTCGCTCGCCACGCGGCGCGAAACCCTGGTCACGCTGATCGAATTCGCCCTTCGCAGTGGCACCGACGAGGAGAAGATGCAGTGA
- the trxA gene encoding thioredoxin, which yields MLELGGNTGGAQPQGDLIKDISEATFMEDVIEASKEVPVIVDFWAPWCGPCKTLGPMLEQAVTEAKGRVKMVKLNVDESQQVAAQLRIQSIPTVYAFFQGQPLDGFQGALPQSEIKAFVERVAGAAGDGGLGEAIEAAEQMLAEGAAVDAAQTFAAILGEEPNHAGAYGGLIRAHLALGETDQAESLLASVPADIAGAPEIEAARAQLELSRQAAEAGPVAELRAAVDHDPDNRQARFDLAKALHASGEVEEAVDQLLELFRRDREWNDGAAKAQLFTIFDALKPQDPIVLKGRRKLSSMIFA from the coding sequence ATGCTGGAACTCGGCGGGAACACGGGCGGCGCGCAGCCGCAGGGCGATCTGATCAAGGATATCTCCGAGGCGACCTTCATGGAGGACGTGATAGAGGCCTCGAAAGAGGTGCCGGTGATCGTCGATTTCTGGGCGCCCTGGTGCGGACCCTGCAAGACCCTGGGCCCGATGCTGGAACAGGCCGTGACCGAGGCCAAGGGCCGGGTCAAGATGGTCAAGCTCAACGTCGACGAGAGCCAGCAGGTGGCCGCCCAGCTGCGCATCCAGTCGATCCCCACGGTCTATGCCTTCTTCCAGGGCCAGCCGCTCGACGGCTTCCAGGGCGCGCTGCCGCAATCCGAGATCAAGGCCTTCGTCGAGCGCGTGGCTGGCGCCGCCGGCGACGGTGGCCTCGGCGAGGCGATCGAGGCCGCCGAGCAGATGCTGGCAGAGGGCGCGGCCGTCGACGCGGCCCAGACCTTCGCCGCCATCCTTGGCGAGGAGCCCAACCACGCGGGGGCCTATGGCGGGCTGATCCGGGCGCACCTGGCGCTGGGCGAAACCGACCAGGCGGAAAGCCTGCTCGCCTCGGTCCCGGCGGACATCGCGGGCGCGCCCGAGATCGAGGCGGCGCGCGCCCAGCTCGAGCTGTCGCGCCAAGCGGCGGAGGCGGGTCCCGTGGCCGAACTGCGCGCCGCCGTCGACCACGACCCCGACAACCGCCAGGCGCGCTTCGATCTGGCCAAGGCGTTGCATGCCTCGGGCGAGGTCGAGGAGGCCGTGGACCAGTTGCTGGAGCTGTTCCGCCGCGACCGGGAGTGGAACGACGGCGCGGCCAAGGCGCAACTCTTCACGATTTTCGATGCGCTGAAACCGCAGGATCCAATCGTTCTGAAGGGCCGCCGGAAACTGTCGTCGATGATATTTGCCTGA
- a CDS encoding exodeoxyribonuclease III gives MPFTLATWNINSIRLREALVKRLLTEEAPDILCLQECKSPVEKMPLETFRGLGYGHIVARGQKGYNGVAMLSKLPLEDAGEMDFARLGHARHVAARLENRVTIHNFYVPAGGDVPDRDVNEKFGQKLDYVSEMRDWFRDTRPEKSILVGDLNIAPREDDVWSHKQLLKVVSHTPVEVEHLGAAQAAGGWVDVTRADIPEGKLYSWWSYRARDWDAADKGRRLDHVWASPDIASAAHSSRILRAVRGWDKPSDHAPVFASFDL, from the coding sequence ATGCCTTTCACCCTCGCCACATGGAACATCAACTCGATCCGCCTGCGCGAGGCGCTGGTCAAGCGGCTTCTGACCGAGGAGGCCCCCGACATCCTGTGCCTGCAGGAATGCAAGAGCCCGGTCGAGAAGATGCCGCTGGAGACGTTCCGGGGGCTTGGCTACGGCCATATCGTCGCCCGCGGGCAGAAGGGCTATAACGGCGTCGCGATGCTTTCGAAGCTGCCGCTGGAGGATGCCGGCGAGATGGATTTCGCCCGCCTCGGCCATGCCCGCCACGTCGCCGCGCGGCTGGAGAACCGCGTAACGATCCACAATTTCTACGTCCCCGCGGGCGGCGACGTGCCCGACCGCGACGTGAACGAGAAGTTCGGGCAAAAGCTCGATTACGTCTCCGAGATGCGCGACTGGTTCCGCGACACCCGCCCCGAGAAATCCATCCTGGTGGGCGATCTGAACATCGCGCCCCGCGAGGACGACGTCTGGTCCCACAAGCAGCTTCTCAAGGTGGTTAGCCACACGCCGGTCGAGGTTGAACATCTGGGCGCCGCGCAGGCGGCCGGCGGCTGGGTCGACGTCACCCGCGCCGACATCCCCGAGGGCAAGCTGTATTCATGGTGGTCCTACCGGGCGCGAGACTGGGACGCCGCCGACAAGGGCCGGCGGCTCGACCATGTCTGGGCCTCGCCCGACATCGCGTCGGCCGCCCATTCCAGCCGGATCCTGCGCGCCGTGCGCGGCTGGGACAAACCGTCGGACCACGCGCCGGTCTTTGCGTCCTTTGATCTGTAG
- a CDS encoding methyl-accepting chemotaxis protein — translation MPLDPGFDDRANDVHLNAIVRSGEVLGRDIVEVAAFLDDLERTAQAQLGHIKAAHEAAAAVAAANESVQGAADRVTGSAEETMEAVSGSAQLLRDTSEKSRNVANWVRSVDSRLADVVSTLQAVQESNAQIVGIAKQVNILAINAKIEAVRAGDAGRGFAVVAEAVNQLSQQSATAAATISEAISGLHDTITTFQAEAGESSRDAAAVLDAATETDQRLGQMTGSVEVTRAAALDIASRAADVRTANDRFTPCFGELIDTTRRTAEGVKDARGQVEGLVRQGESVVQNSVLAGGAHADAALIEFVRDAAGRIGGMFEKAVEAGRIRAETLFDASYTPIPNTDPQQVMAPFTALTDRLLPDVQEPALELDPRIVFCAAVDRNGYLPTHNLKYSHPQGDDPVWNAANCRNRRIFDDRVGLRAGQSKDPFLIQVYRRDMGGGNFALMKDLSAPISVRGRHWGGLRLAYRF, via the coding sequence ATGCCCCTTGACCCCGGTTTCGACGACCGCGCCAACGACGTGCATCTCAACGCCATCGTCCGCAGCGGCGAGGTGCTGGGGCGCGACATCGTCGAGGTGGCCGCCTTCCTGGATGACCTCGAAAGGACCGCCCAGGCGCAGCTGGGCCATATCAAGGCCGCGCACGAAGCGGCCGCCGCCGTCGCCGCGGCCAATGAAAGCGTGCAAGGCGCGGCCGACCGGGTCACCGGCTCCGCCGAGGAGACGATGGAGGCCGTGTCGGGCTCGGCACAGTTGTTGCGCGACACCAGCGAGAAAAGCCGGAACGTGGCCAACTGGGTCCGCTCGGTCGATTCGCGTCTGGCCGATGTCGTCAGCACGCTGCAGGCCGTGCAGGAATCGAACGCGCAGATCGTGGGCATCGCCAAGCAGGTGAACATCCTTGCCATCAACGCCAAGATCGAGGCGGTGCGGGCCGGCGATGCCGGGCGTGGCTTCGCCGTTGTGGCCGAGGCGGTGAACCAGCTCTCGCAGCAAAGCGCGACCGCGGCCGCCACCATTTCCGAGGCGATCTCGGGGTTGCACGATACGATCACCACCTTTCAGGCCGAGGCGGGCGAGTCCTCGCGCGATGCCGCCGCGGTGCTCGACGCCGCGACCGAGACAGATCAGCGGCTCGGCCAGATGACCGGCTCGGTCGAGGTCACGCGCGCCGCCGCGCTCGACATCGCCAGCCGGGCCGCGGACGTGCGGACCGCCAACGACCGCTTCACCCCCTGTTTCGGCGAACTCATCGACACCACCCGGCGGACGGCCGAGGGCGTCAAGGATGCCCGGGGCCAGGTCGAGGGCCTGGTGCGGCAGGGCGAATCCGTGGTCCAGAACTCGGTTCTGGCGGGCGGGGCCCATGCCGATGCCGCCCTCATCGAGTTCGTGCGCGACGCCGCCGGGCGGATCGGCGGGATGTTCGAGAAAGCCGTCGAGGCGGGCCGGATCCGGGCCGAAACCCTGTTCGACGCAAGCTATACCCCGATCCCGAACACCGATCCGCAGCAGGTCATGGCCCCCTTCACCGCGTTGACCGACAGGCTCTTGCCGGATGTCCAGGAGCCGGCGCTGGAGCTTGACCCGCGCATCGTGTTCTGCGCGGCGGTCGACCGCAACGGCTATCTGCCGACGCACAATCTGAAGTATTCCCACCCCCAGGGCGACGACCCTGTCTGGAATGCCGCCAACTGCCGCAACCGGCGTATCTTCGACGACCGCGTCGGCCTGCGCGCCGGGCAGTCGAAGGACCCGTTCCTGATCCAGGTCTACCGCCGCGACATGGGCGGCGGGAACTTCGCCCTGATGAAGGACCTCTCGGCGCCGATCTCGGTCCGGGGGCGGCACTGGGGCGGGCTGCGCCTGGCCTACCGGTTCTAG
- a CDS encoding sodium:alanine symporter family protein: MQDILNSISSFVWGPPVLVLLLGTGLFLTLRLGLLPQRKLGYGFRMLFEGRSKQPGHEGDITPFQALTTALSATIGTGNIAGVATAIFLGGPGAVFWMWLTALVGMATKYAEAVLAVKFREKDERGRYVGGPMYYIRNGLGPRWGWLAWAFALFATIAAFGIGNTVQSNSVARAVEGTFGVPYLWTGLAMAALVFVVIIGGVKRIASVAEYLVPLMAGLYIAGALVILAVNIVDVPAAFGLIFSDAFTGTAATGGFAGAAVMAAIRFGVARGIFSNEAGLGSAPIAHAAALTDDPVRQGNVAMLGTFIDTIVVCTMTALVIITTGAWTSGETGAELSALAFQTGLPGGELIVSLGLIVFAFTTMLGWSYYGERAAEYLFGVKVILPFRLLWVAGVVVGAVANLGLIWIIADIMNALMAIPNLIALVALSGTVAAVTRAYWQKQRA, encoded by the coding sequence ATGCAAGACATCCTGAATTCAATCAGTTCCTTCGTTTGGGGGCCACCGGTTCTGGTGCTGCTCCTCGGCACGGGGCTGTTCCTCACCCTGCGGCTGGGCCTGCTGCCGCAGCGCAAGCTGGGCTACGGCTTTCGCATGCTGTTCGAAGGGCGCAGCAAGCAGCCCGGACATGAAGGCGACATCACCCCCTTCCAGGCGCTGACCACGGCGCTGTCGGCCACCATCGGGACCGGCAACATCGCCGGGGTGGCCACCGCGATCTTCCTCGGCGGGCCCGGCGCGGTGTTCTGGATGTGGCTGACGGCGCTTGTCGGCATGGCCACGAAATATGCCGAGGCGGTGCTGGCGGTGAAGTTCCGCGAAAAGGACGAGCGCGGGCGTTATGTCGGCGGGCCGATGTACTACATCCGCAACGGTCTGGGGCCGCGGTGGGGCTGGCTGGCCTGGGCCTTCGCGCTGTTCGCCACGATCGCCGCGTTCGGGATCGGCAATACCGTTCAGTCCAACTCGGTCGCCCGCGCGGTCGAAGGGACTTTCGGCGTGCCCTACCTGTGGACGGGGCTGGCCATGGCCGCGCTGGTTTTCGTCGTCATCATCGGCGGGGTGAAGCGGATCGCGTCGGTGGCCGAATACCTCGTGCCCCTGATGGCGGGGCTCTATATCGCGGGCGCGCTGGTGATCCTGGCGGTGAACATCGTCGATGTCCCAGCGGCGTTCGGCCTGATCTTTTCGGACGCCTTCACCGGAACGGCTGCGACGGGCGGTTTCGCCGGGGCCGCGGTGATGGCCGCGATCCGCTTCGGCGTCGCCCGGGGGATCTTCTCGAACGAGGCGGGCTTGGGCTCGGCCCCCATTGCCCATGCCGCGGCGCTGACCGACGATCCGGTGCGCCAGGGCAACGTGGCGATGCTGGGCACCTTCATCGACACGATCGTCGTCTGCACGATGACCGCGCTGGTGATCATCACCACGGGCGCCTGGACCAGCGGAGAGACGGGCGCGGAACTTTCGGCGCTGGCCTTCCAGACCGGTCTGCCGGGCGGCGAACTGATCGTCAGCCTGGGCCTGATCGTGTTCGCCTTCACCACCATGCTGGGCTGGAGCTATTACGGCGAACGCGCGGCCGAATATCTGTTCGGGGTCAAGGTGATCCTGCCGTTCCGTCTGCTCTGGGTGGCCGGGGTCGTGGTCGGCGCGGTCGCCAATCTCGGCCTGATCTGGATCATCGCGGACATCATGAACGCGCTGATGGCCATCCCGAACCTGATCGCGCTCGTCGCGCTGAGCGGGACGGTCGCGGCGGTCACGCGCGCCTATTGGCAGAAGCAACGGGCCTGA
- a CDS encoding response regulator transcription factor, giving the protein MSTLKKILLVDDDDDLREALSEQLVTTEDFDVFEAATGAEAMEKAKAAIYDLVILDVGLPDTDGRELCRLMRKQNVKCPILMLTGHDSDADTILGLDAGANDYVTKPFKFPVLLARIRAQLRQHEQSEDAVFQLGPYTFKPAMKMLITEEERKIRLTEKETNILKFLYRASEGVVARDVLLHEVWGYNAGVTTHTLETHIYRLRQKIEPDPSNARLLVTESGGYRLVA; this is encoded by the coding sequence ATGAGCACCCTGAAGAAGATCCTTCTTGTGGATGACGACGACGACCTGCGCGAGGCGCTGAGCGAACAGCTTGTCACCACCGAGGACTTCGACGTGTTCGAGGCCGCTACCGGCGCCGAGGCGATGGAGAAGGCCAAGGCCGCGATCTACGACCTCGTCATCTTGGACGTGGGCCTGCCCGACACCGACGGGCGCGAGCTGTGCCGGCTGATGCGCAAGCAGAACGTCAAATGCCCGATCCTGATGCTGACGGGCCATGACAGCGATGCCGACACGATCCTCGGCCTCGACGCGGGCGCCAACGACTACGTGACCAAGCCCTTCAAGTTCCCCGTGCTCCTGGCCCGCATCCGCGCCCAGCTGCGCCAGCACGAACAGTCCGAGGACGCGGTGTTCCAGCTCGGGCCCTATACCTTCAAGCCCGCGATGAAGATGCTGATCACCGAGGAAGAGCGGAAAATCCGGCTCACCGAGAAGGAGACAAACATCCTCAAGTTCCTCTACCGCGCGTCCGAGGGCGTGGTGGCGCGCGACGTGCTGCTGCACGAGGTCTGGGGCTACAACGCGGGCGTGACCACGCACACGCTGGAAACCCATATCTACCGGCTGCGCCAGAAGATCGAGCCCGATCCGTCGAACGCGCGGCTTCTGGTGACCGAATCGGGGGGCTATCGCCTCGTCGCCTGA
- the ribA gene encoding GTP cyclohydrolase II: MPLGPDSTERLARARGDLRMGVPVVLGPLVVLAAETLTQPRLQALRALGGTPVLAITARRAATLKARPYDGDLARLRLPDDVGPDWVRSVAEPADDLAKPLLGPFVALREGDASAHRAALWLTKTARLLPAALALNIDDPDAFAAAQGLTRVTLAEATSAIEAATDIAEVVAARVPLAVSQSARVHVFRPGDGSEEHYAVEIGSPSRAAPVLARLHSACFTGDLMGSLKCDCGAQLTAALAQMGAEGAGVLLYLNQEGRGIGLANKMRAYSLQDQGFDTVEANHRLGFEDDERDFRIGAAILREMGFQAVRLMTNNPAKIDMMRANGIEVTERVPLKVGHTPENARYLATKAKKSGHLL; the protein is encoded by the coding sequence ATGCCCCTTGGCCCCGACAGCACCGAACGCCTCGCCCGTGCCCGCGGCGACCTGCGCATGGGCGTCCCGGTCGTGCTTGGTCCGCTTGTCGTGCTGGCGGCCGAGACGCTGACCCAGCCCCGGCTGCAGGCGCTGCGCGCCCTCGGCGGCACGCCGGTTCTGGCGATCACCGCGCGGCGGGCGGCAACGCTGAAGGCGCGACCCTATGACGGCGATCTCGCGCGGCTGCGCCTGCCCGACGATGTCGGCCCCGATTGGGTGCGCTCGGTCGCCGAGCCCGCGGACGACCTGGCGAAACCGCTCCTCGGCCCGTTCGTCGCGCTGCGCGAGGGCGACGCATCGGCGCATCGGGCCGCGCTCTGGCTGACCAAGACCGCCCGCCTGCTGCCCGCCGCGCTGGCGCTGAACATCGACGACCCCGACGCCTTTGCCGCCGCGCAGGGGCTGACGCGTGTCACCCTCGCCGAGGCGACCTCCGCGATCGAGGCGGCAACCGACATCGCCGAGGTCGTCGCCGCCCGCGTGCCTCTGGCCGTCTCGCAATCGGCCCGCGTGCATGTATTCCGCCCCGGCGATGGTAGCGAAGAGCATTACGCCGTCGAGATCGGCAGCCCGTCGCGCGCCGCGCCCGTTCTGGCAAGGCTGCATTCGGCCTGCTTCACCGGCGACCTGATGGGCAGCCTCAAATGCGATTGCGGCGCGCAACTGACCGCCGCGCTGGCGCAGATGGGGGCCGAGGGCGCGGGCGTGCTGCTTTACCTCAACCAGGAAGGGCGCGGGATCGGCCTGGCCAACAAGATGCGGGCCTATTCCCTGCAGGACCAGGGATTCGACACGGTCGAGGCGAATCATCGCCTGGGCTTCGAGGATGACGAGCGCGATTTCCGCATCGGCGCGGCGATCCTGCGCGAAATGGGGTTCCAAGCCGTGCGGCTGATGACAAACAACCCAGCCAAGATCGACATGATGCGCGCCAACGGGATCGAGGTGACCGAACGGGTGCCCCTAAAGGTAGGGCACACGCCCGAGAACGCCCGCTACCTCGCCACGAAGGCGAAGAAGTCGGGCCACCTTCTGTGA
- a CDS encoding L,D-transpeptidase, giving the protein MHATDLVLAPTHLRFAGRRFPRAIGRAGVTAHKREGDGATPRGTHRIVGMLYRPDRMAAPADWAVPIGPPDLWSDDSRDANYNLMVRAPYPHSHERLRRADPLYDLVLITDWNWPRADRGRGSAIFLHQWRKPRYPTAGCVALQPDHLRWIAARLTPGSRLIVP; this is encoded by the coding sequence ATGCATGCAACTGACCTGGTTCTGGCCCCGACGCATCTGCGCTTTGCCGGGCGCCGGTTTCCCCGCGCCATCGGTCGCGCCGGCGTCACCGCGCACAAGCGCGAAGGCGACGGCGCCACGCCACGGGGCACGCACCGTATCGTGGGAATGCTCTACCGGCCCGACCGGATGGCCGCGCCCGCCGACTGGGCCGTCCCGATCGGGCCCCCGGACCTCTGGTCGGACGATTCCCGCGACGCAAACTACAACCTGATGGTCCGCGCACCCTACCCTCACAGCCACGAGCGGCTTCGGCGCGCCGACCCACTTTACGACCTGGTGCTGATCACCGACTGGAACTGGCCGCGCGCGGATCGCGGACGCGGCTCGGCGATCTTCCTGCACCAGTGGCGCAAGCCCCGCTACCCCACCGCGGGCTGCGTCGCGCTGCAGCCCGACCACCTGCGATGGATCGCCGCGCGGCTGACCCCGGGGTCCCGGCTCATCGTGCCCTGA